One Rhizobium sp. NRK18 genomic window carries:
- the efp gene encoding elongation factor P, which produces MAKVIASSLRKGNVVDVDGRLYVVLTAQNFHPGKGTPVTQVDMRRISDGTKVSERWKTTEQVERAHVEDAKFTYLYADGEGVHFMNPETYDQVVMDPETIGDAQAYLQESMEVMLSIHEGNAIAIDLPRHVTLEVVETEPVVKGQTASSSYKPAMLSNGVRSSVPPHITAGTRIVVLTEDGSYVERAKD; this is translated from the coding sequence ATGGCAAAGGTTATCGCCTCTTCGCTCCGCAAGGGCAATGTGGTGGACGTCGACGGCAGGCTCTATGTCGTTCTCACTGCACAGAATTTTCACCCCGGCAAGGGCACGCCGGTGACCCAGGTGGACATGCGCCGCATCTCCGACGGCACCAAGGTTTCCGAGCGCTGGAAGACGACCGAACAGGTCGAGCGCGCCCATGTCGAGGACGCAAAGTTCACCTATCTCTATGCCGACGGCGAAGGCGTTCACTTCATGAACCCGGAAACCTATGACCAGGTCGTCATGGATCCGGAAACGATTGGCGATGCCCAGGCCTACCTGCAGGAAAGCATGGAAGTCATGCTCTCGATCCATGAAGGCAACGCGATTGCCATCGACCTGCCGCGCCATGTCACGCTCGAAGTCGTGGAAACCGAGCCGGTCGTCAAGGGCCAGACGGCGTCTTCGTCCTACAAGCCCGCCATGCTGTCGAACGGCGTTCGCTCCAGCGTTCCGCCGCACATCACCGCCGGCACGCGCATCGTCGTGCTGACGGAAGACGGCTCCTACGTGGAGCGCGCCAAGGACTGA
- a CDS encoding DUF1045 domain-containing protein: MRYAVFFTPPADDPLTKAAAAWLGRDAFTGAPLDQPRAPNLDLAALTAEPRRYGFHGTLKAPFHLKAGSSEADLVSAFDAFARDYPAFTIPKMVVGALGPFFALVPADGAEDGISGLADACVKAFEPLRAPLSEADIARRRPERLNELQRTYLADWGYPYVFDAFRFHMTLTGAVPEAERPAVRQMLDATFAPFAGQPMQVGHLALFAEPQRGAPFKVLRLAELHTADNGRTA; this comes from the coding sequence TTGCGCTATGCCGTGTTCTTCACGCCGCCGGCAGACGATCCGCTGACGAAGGCTGCCGCCGCCTGGCTCGGCCGCGACGCCTTCACCGGCGCCCCCCTCGACCAGCCGCGGGCCCCGAACCTCGATCTTGCCGCCCTGACCGCCGAGCCTCGCCGCTACGGCTTTCACGGCACGCTGAAGGCGCCCTTTCATCTGAAGGCCGGCAGCAGCGAGGCCGACCTCGTCTCAGCCTTCGATGCGTTCGCGCGCGATTATCCGGCCTTCACCATTCCGAAGATGGTCGTCGGCGCGCTCGGGCCGTTCTTCGCACTCGTCCCCGCCGATGGGGCCGAAGACGGCATTTCCGGATTGGCGGACGCCTGCGTCAAGGCCTTCGAGCCGCTGCGCGCGCCGCTCTCCGAGGCCGATATCGCCCGACGCCGCCCGGAACGGCTGAACGAGCTCCAGCGGACCTATCTCGCCGACTGGGGCTATCCCTACGTCTTCGACGCGTTCCGCTTTCACATGACGCTGACCGGTGCGGTGCCGGAAGCCGAGCGGCCGGCCGTGCGGCAGATGCTCGACGCCACCTTCGCGCCCTTTGCCGGCCAGCCGATGCAGGTCGGGCATCTCGCCCTTTTTGCCGAGCCCCAGCGCGGCGCGCCCTTCAAGGTGCTGCGGCTGGCCGAACTCCACACTGCAGACAATGGGAGGACTGCCTGA
- a CDS encoding alpha-D-ribose 1-methylphosphonate 5-triphosphate diphosphatase, with the protein MTAESVFTNGRIVLEDRILSGTVVIRDGHIVAIDEGRSAAGENLDGDYLIPGLVELHTDHLETHHTPRPAVHWPKLAAIQSYDGQIASCGITTVFDCLRLGSDEDGRFADNAMRDMAGALMSARADGRLKADHFIHLRCEVSSHDVIDQFETFGDVDIVRLASLMDHAPGQRQFQTMEQFTLYYKTMRGLSDEEFDAYVARRQAASATYSDRHRTTIAEAARGRGITLASHDDATQAHVDEAIALGVRLAEFPTSLAAADASHKAGLSVLMGAPNIVRGKSHSGNIAARDLAARGTLDVISSDYVPYSLIHAPFVLAEQVAGVRLPEAIAMVTATPARAVGLADRGRIAEGLRADLVRVRVADGVPIVRGVWRSGERIA; encoded by the coding sequence ATGACGGCGGAAAGCGTATTTACCAATGGCCGTATCGTGCTGGAGGACCGTATCCTCTCCGGCACCGTCGTCATCCGCGACGGACACATCGTCGCGATCGACGAGGGTCGCTCGGCCGCCGGCGAGAACCTTGACGGCGACTATCTCATTCCCGGTCTCGTCGAGCTGCATACCGATCATCTGGAAACGCACCACACGCCCCGCCCCGCCGTCCACTGGCCGAAGCTCGCCGCCATCCAGTCCTATGACGGGCAGATCGCCAGTTGCGGCATCACCACCGTCTTCGACTGTCTCCGCCTCGGCTCGGACGAGGACGGCCGCTTTGCCGACAATGCCATGCGCGACATGGCCGGCGCCCTGATGAGCGCACGCGCCGACGGACGGCTGAAGGCCGACCATTTCATCCACCTGCGCTGCGAGGTCTCCTCGCACGACGTCATCGACCAGTTCGAGACCTTCGGCGATGTCGACATCGTGCGGCTGGCCTCGCTGATGGACCATGCCCCGGGCCAGCGCCAGTTCCAGACGATGGAACAGTTCACACTCTATTATAAGACGATGCGTGGCCTCTCGGACGAGGAGTTCGATGCCTATGTCGCGCGCCGGCAGGCCGCATCCGCCACCTATTCCGACCGGCACCGCACCACGATCGCAGAGGCCGCCCGCGGGCGCGGCATCACGCTCGCCTCGCATGACGACGCGACGCAGGCTCATGTCGACGAAGCCATCGCGCTCGGGGTGCGGCTTGCCGAATTCCCGACCAGCCTCGCTGCCGCCGATGCCTCGCACAAGGCGGGCCTGAGCGTTCTCATGGGCGCGCCGAACATCGTGCGCGGCAAGTCCCATTCCGGCAACATTGCCGCCCGCGATCTCGCGGCGCGGGGAACGCTCGACGTCATCTCGTCTGATTACGTCCCCTACAGCCTGATCCATGCCCCCTTCGTGCTGGCCGAACAGGTCGCCGGCGTCAGACTGCCTGAGGCGATCGCCATGGTCACCGCCACGCCGGCGCGCGCGGTGGGGCTTGCCGATCGCGGCCGCATTGCCGAGGGCCTGCGCGCCGATCTCGTGCGCGTGCGCGTTGCCGACGGCGTGCCGATCGTGCGCGGCGTGTGGCGAAGCGGCGAGCGGATCGCCTGA
- the phnN gene encoding phosphonate metabolism protein/1,5-bisphosphokinase (PRPP-forming) PhnN: MRASAGKMVAIVGPSGAGKDTLISYARTRLAGNERFRFVRRFITRPTEAGGEDHIELSEQAFERQKQDGGFALAWNAHGLSYGLPADTLADMAAGRILIANGSRSALPLFREVYQALDVIMITASVDVLATRLAARGRESGEDIRQRLARQPVTTLADFPTFVIDNSGDVGEAGERLVQRLEEIASAGG; the protein is encoded by the coding sequence ATGCGCGCCTCGGCCGGCAAAATGGTCGCCATCGTCGGCCCGAGCGGCGCCGGCAAGGACACGCTGATCTCATACGCCCGCACGCGCCTTGCCGGCAACGAACGCTTCCGATTCGTTCGTCGTTTCATCACCCGCCCGACCGAGGCCGGCGGCGAGGACCACATAGAGCTCTCGGAGCAGGCCTTCGAACGGCAGAAGCAGGACGGCGGCTTCGCGCTTGCCTGGAACGCCCACGGACTGTCCTACGGGCTTCCCGCCGACACGCTCGCCGACATGGCCGCCGGCCGTATTCTGATCGCCAACGGCTCGCGCTCCGCCCTGCCGCTCTTCCGCGAGGTCTATCAGGCGCTGGACGTCATCATGATCACCGCCTCCGTCGACGTGCTCGCCACCCGCCTCGCCGCCCGCGGCCGCGAATCGGGCGAAGACATCCGCCAACGCCTCGCCCGCCAGCCCGTCACAACGCTCGCCGACTTCCCGACCTTCGTCATCGACAACAGCGGGGATGTGGGAGAAGCGGGGGAGAGACTGGTTCAGCGGCTGGAGGAGATCGCCAGCGCTGGTGGTTGA